One region of Bactrocera neohumeralis isolate Rockhampton chromosome 5, APGP_CSIRO_Bneo_wtdbg2-racon-allhic-juicebox.fasta_v2, whole genome shotgun sequence genomic DNA includes:
- the LOC126758005 gene encoding mucin-5AC isoform X3 — translation MAHVVGVPKRDPCQKCQLPVFLAERLLVGKKVYHRTCLKCARCGSQLTPGSFYETEVDGEYCCETCPDEEVQLNATGASGEDLAVGGVQLRQTSAGQTPTSSSLSAALPKNVRSSIADRLAFFEQTKKDASAGASGSSEAATSSKFLLQKSVSDEEKSKSLQRMEAPTTSTYKMNSALSSFLNDTIDGEGDDGESLTHTAESKSGNETQMETSDTENDTDAETSLEDVAPALPKTQPPKVTPAGSDTEKEKAQQTSEDNRRFTATAQLQLATTSKDAQKTASVESSKQTATPSGSSTGTPIAKKRTHVELNLTTTKTVEDTTAAPSPAHAEQQADNANNNDQHKNLLKRNATDTPEQTAQTSLTATNNLDLSEPNSNEDVTKDQNADTNVIAATTAAKTTTSSAEKLETLRANLRELDTESGTENMDTSVEKPVEMRIKSLESPEDVATTERLSVVRARLQQFEVIANKRNNNANEEKQADNDTRNDNNTTLNTEDKLSEPETDNTNIDSDKKLMNAGPEVANKTVAPVITPPATPTSNAISANESLTKVNLEDEAKLRAMETEKADKIETKAKEIKESLANEVPLETETVKDNNLVLDAEELEQKTPAAAPRIEISVVETSEDATMEDTASKLDMSSTVDVPKAVEDASSKVNDTTTTIEKQLATTPSKVSTEAYPEDLNPFKSEDEDDDDNCVANKENLQKEQVTLRTPQPRGGASAVTKSAEKAQNLNPFDSSDDEIELEKSSSRNSTAASTPTGGKVPPPRPPPPRISRNPFGEEADEEAAAQFSRRSSLSSSLTKKTPVPTPRTNISQSQNPTPEPTPRLSNKSAQSISPYILQNSSDYYGSANSLGSTPQSLQRNTDVRGSNNSLTSSAGGTIRSRKSRKAPAPPTPLAKELFPTATPPPPSPLVTSVSANTTSDRQTDSSKTSTPSSSTVGTPKLGRKKRPAPAPPKPARLDPSLLPTDPPAAAATQHTNGTAPKNSFNYPLQSETSDSKLSDEEKALLEGNKQLSMDSMRSTISADDELCTSHESRRSSRRLIPLDASLLLDDDDEHLNADANADADGSGKCDDAKQKQQLLRYSEQEETNVVYRRVIVPPSLETPTRETNPLLDSGSHDRQLEKMKDNKEAQNRNRQSQISASSGAEDCDITSTPYNKSAHGKWKRRKGPAPALPIPPRKVLQMLPLQEIRHELDIIEVQQQGLEKQGVILEKMIRDRCEGQNGELLGASAAVEDATDGKKPSTSGGAEGVQNSKEVEDLILQLFELVNEKNELFRRQAELMYLRRQHRLEQEQADLEYEIRVLMAQPERNKTDSDKAREETLIARLVEVVQLRNEVVECLEMDRLREAEEDLSIKQRLELHTAQREEDTDSRKITAKLSKKEKKKQKESKKLSKSKKIDADKDADESELNMDKQKLKKKKKKFLF, via the exons ATGGCGCACGTTGTCGGCGTACCCAAACGAGATCCGTGCCAAAAATGTCAATTGCCTGTGTTCCTCGCCGAACGCCTATTGGTCGGCAAGAAAGTCTATCATCGCACGTGTTTGAAATGTGCGCGCTGCGGCTCACAACTGACACCAGGCAGCTTCTATGAGACCGAGGTGGATGGTGAATACTGTTGTGAGACATGCCCGGACGAGGAGGTGCAATTGAATGCCACCGGCGCTAGCGGTGAGGATCTAGCCGTCGGTGGTGTGCAATTGCGGCAGACAAGTGCAGGGCAAACACCAACGAGCAGCAGTCTCAGTGCAGCGTTGCCGAAGAACGTGCGCAGCTCCATAGCCGACCGTTTGGCATTCTTCGAGCAAACGAAGAAGGATGCTAGCGCCGGTGCCAGTGGTAGCAGTGAAGCAGCAACGAGCAGTAAATTTTTGCTACAGAAAAGCGTGTCGGACGAAGAGAAAAGCAAGAGTCTGCAACGCATGGAAGCGCCAACAACATCGACGTACAAAATGAACAGCGCGCTTAGTAGCTTTCTCAATGACACCATCGATGGTGAGGGCGATGACGGCGAGAGTCTAACCCATACGGCGGAGAGTAAATCGGGCAACGAGACACAAATGGAGACTTCCGATACCGAAAATGATACGGACGCCGAGACAAGTTTGGAAGACGTAGCGCCAGCATTGCCCAAGACACAGCCGCCAAAGGTCACACCAGCGGGTAGTGATACTGAGAAAGAGAAAGCACAGCAAACCAGCGAAGATAATAGAAGATTCACAGCTACTGCACAACTACAACTGGCAACAACAAGCAAGGATGCGCAGAAGACAGCAAGCGTTGAGTCTTCTAAACAGACAGCAACACCAAGTGGCAGCAGCACTGGCACACCCATCGCGAAGAAGAGAACACATGTGGAGCTGAATttgactacaacaaaaacagtggAAGACACAACCGCAGCCCCTTCTCCAGCACACGCCGAGCAACAAGCGGATAATGCCAACAACAATGACCAACACAAGAACCTTTTGAAGCGCAACGCTACAGATACGCCAGAACAAACAGCGCAAACAAGcctaacagcaacaaataacTTAGATTTAAGTGAACCTAATTCTAATGAAGATGTTACCAAAGACCAAAATGCAGATACAAACGTAATTgcggcaacaacagcagcaaaaaccACTACATCCTCTGCTGAGAAGCTCGAAACACTGCGTGCCAACCTCCGGGAATTGGACACGGAGAGCGGCACAGAGAATATGGATACGTCCGTGGAGAAGCCTGTTGAAATGCGCATAAAGTCACTGGAGTCGCCGGAGGATGTGGCAACCACCGAACGGCTCAGTGTGGTGCGTGCGCGTCTGCAACAATTCGAAGTAATTGCAAACAAACGTAATAATAACGCTAATGAAGAGAAGCAAGCCGATAATGATACGCGTAATGATAATAATACAACACTAAACACTGAAGATAAGCTAAGTGAACCTGAAACCGATAATACTAATATTGATAGCGATAAGAAATTAATGAATGCGGGCCCAGAGGTGGCCAACAAAACGGTTGCGCCTGTTATCACGCCACCAGCCACGCCCACAAGCAACGCAATAAGTGCAAATGAAAGTTTGACTAAAGTAAATCTCGAAGACGAAGCGAAATTACGAGCAATGGAAACGGAGAAGGCTGACAAAATCGAAACTAAAGCAAAAGAAATCAAGGAATCGCTTGCGAATGAAGTGCCCTTAGAAACGGAGACAGTAAAAGACAATAATTTAGTATTAGACGCCGAGGAGTTGGAACAAAAAACACCAGCAGCAGCACCGCGTATAGAAATAAGCGTAGTAGAGACCAGTGAAGATGCCACAATGGAGGATACAGCATCAAAACTGGATATGTCAAGCACGGTTGACGTCCCCAAAGCAGTGGAGGACGCGTCCAGTAAAGTCAAcgacactacaacaacaatagaaaagCAATTGGCAACTACACCCAGCAAAGTTAGCACCGAAGCATATCCCGAAGACTTGAATCCATTCAAATCCGAAGACGAAGACGACGACGACAACTGCGTTGCGAACAAGGAAAATCTACAAAAAGAACAAGTAACATTGAGAACACCGCAACCACGTGGCGGTGCCAGCGCAGTCACCAAATCAGCGGAGAAAGCGCAAAATCTCAATCCTTTTGATAGCTCCGATGACGAGATCGAACTGGAGAAGTCATCATCGCGCAACTCCACGGCCGCCTCGACACCCACAGGCGGCAAAGTACCGCCACCACGTCCACCACCACCGCGCATATCGCGCAATCCGTTCGGCGAAGAGGCTGATGAGGAGGCCGCGGCGCAATTTTCACGTCGTTCCAGCTTGTCGTCATCGCTGACGAAGAAGACGCCAGTACCCACGCCGCGCACCAATAT ATCACAATCACAAAATCCCACACCGGAACCCACGCCACGCCTCAGCAACAAATCCGCACAGTCCATCTCACCGTACATTCTGCAAAATTCCAGCGATTACTATGGCAGCGCCAATTCGCTCGGCAGCACACCGCAGAGCCTGCAACGCAACACGGATGTGCGCGGCTCCAATAACTCACTAACTTCGTCCGCGGGTGGCACAATACGTTCGCGTAAATCACGTAAAGCGCCCGCGCCGCCCACGCCGCTCGCCAAGGAATTATTCCCAACAGccacaccaccaccaccatcgcCCTTGGTTACGAGCGTCAGCGCCAACACCACCAGCGATCGTCAGACCGACAGCTCCAAAACATCCACACCCAGTTCCAGCACTGTCGGCACACCGAAGTTGGGTCGTAAGAAACGACCCGCGCCAGCTCCACCAAAGCCCGCGCGTCTCGATCCCAGTTTACTACCCACAGATccgccagcagcagcagcaacacagCACACAAATGGTACGGCGCCAAAAAACTCGTTTAATTACCCTCTGCAAAGTGAAACATCCGACTCGAAGCTATCCGACGAAGAGAAAGCTTTGTTGGAGGGTAACAAACAGTTGTCCATGGACAGCATGCGGTCGACGATAAGCGCCGACGATGAGTTATGCACGAGCCACGAAAGTCGGCGCAGCTCACGTCGTCTCATACCGCTCGATGCGAGCCTCTTGCTGGATGATGATGACGAACACTTGAATGCGGACGCCAACGCGGATGCCGACGGCAGCGGCAAGTGTGATGATGCGAAACAGAAGCAACAGCTATTGCGTTATAGCGAGCAAGAGGAGACAAATGTCGTGTATCGACGTGTGATTGTGCCGCCCAGCCTGGAGACGCCGACACGCGAGACGAATCCACTGCTCGACAGCGGCTCGCACGATCGTCAATTGGAGAAAATGAAAGATAACAAAGAGGCGCAGAATCGCAATCGGCAATCACAAATATCCGCTTCATCCGGCGCCGAGGACTGCGACATCACTTCGACGCCCTACAACAAATCAGCGCATGGCAAATGGAAGCGTCGCAAAGGTCCAGCCCCGGCGCTGCCCATACCGCCGCGTAAGGTGTTGCAAATGTTGCCGCTGCAAGAGATACGTCACGAATTGGACATCATTGAAGTGCAGCAACAGGGGCTCGAGAAGCAAGGCGTTATTTTGGAGAAAATGATACGCGATCGCTGTGAGGGTCAAAATGGTGAGCTCTTGGGCGCCAGCGCCGCAGTGGAGGATGCAACCGACGGCAAGAAGCCGAGCACAAGTGGCGGCGCGGAAGGTGTGCAGAACTCGAAGGAGGTCGAGGATCTCATATTGCAGTTGTTCGAGCTGGTCAACGAGAAGAACGAACTGTTTCGTCGACAAGCCGAACTCATGTACCT ACGCCGCCAGCATCGCTTGGAACAGGAGCAAGCCGATTTGGAGTATGAAATTCGCGTGCTGATGGCGCAACCGGAACGCAATAAAACCGACTCGGATAAAGCGCGTGAAGAAACGCTCATAGCACGCTTAGTAGAGGTGGTACAGTTGCGCAATGAGGTCGTAGAATGTCTGGAAATGGATCGATTGCGCGAAGCGGAGGAAGATTTG AGCATTAAACAACGCTTAGAACTGCATACCGCGCAGCGTGAAGAAGACACCGACTCGCGGAAAATCACAGCAAAACTTTCCaaaaaggaaaagaagaagcagaaggAATCGAAAAAGCTGAGCaaaagcaagaaaatcgatGCGGACAAG gacGCTGATGAATCCGAACTAAATATGGATAAGCAGaaattgaagaagaagaagaagaaatttctCTTTTAA